The stretch of DNA TTTTAGGCTTAAGCAATGTAAAAGGGTGATAACGCTCCAGCGCTTTTTAGAAAGCATGGGGGTCAAGGAATGGCAAAGCTGGATTTTAGCGCTTTTGGGCAAAGGTCATTGGCGGAAAGCAAAATGCCCACAAGCCAATCAGGCTATGAGCATTTTATGGTTTGAGGAGCAAGGCTTGTACAACCTTGTATTAAAATACGAACGTTTAACCAATTTAAGGAAACCGCCGTGTGCGAGAGCATGCACGGTGGTGTGAGAGGGTACTCGATTAGGCAATTATTTGTTGTTGCGATTTGTGGATTTTATCGGTTTTTAAGAAGCATGAGAGAAATTAGAATGAGTATAAATTATCAGTTCTAATGGCTTTTTTATTTGTGTTCTGTAAAAACATTACATAAGGTCTCTTTAAATGAAAATAAATCGTATGTTTAAAAAATGATTTCTAATTTTTTCATGCCCGGATTAATCATTCCTAATTAGCTATGAAAAGTTTTTGTTATTTCTGGCGATGTTGGGTGGTTTAATTGACTATACCTAAAGTATGTTATTTTGCAGGTGAGTGAAATTTTACCTTGAAATTAAGCCCATTTTAATTAACCTAAATATCAAACTATGAAGAATTGTTTTACTCGCAAACTGTTGTTTGCATTGTTTTTATTGCCACTAGCAGCCTTTTCTGTTATTGGTGATAGTAGCAATACAAGCAATGCATTCTCTGATAAGTCCGAAAGGGCAATTCAGTTTTGTCCAGCTTATCCAGGGTTGATTAATGCTAAAAATCCTGATGGAACAGCAATCTCCTTCTACCTGAAGGGTGATGAAATTTTACACTGGCAGGAAACTCCCACTGGTTATACTCTGTTGGAGAATGAAAAGGGTTACTATTGTTATGCTACACAAGACGCTAAGGGTAATTTAATACCTTCGGATATTGTTGCTACCGATGCCCGATCAAAATCAGGTGTGTCTACTCGAAAAAATTTGACTTTTAGTAAAGGGCAAATTATTGAAGCACTAAAAATTCGTGAGAAATTATTTCACCCTACTATTTCTGTGAAAACTACGGGTTCAAAGACACGTGGAGCGACTACTGGCGATCGTAAGGTGCTGATGCTTTTAATTGATTTTAAGGATCGTCCTTTTGCTCATTCGCGTCTGGAATATGACAATATGATGAATTTGGCTGGTTACAACGGCACGGGTAGTTTTAAGGACTATTACAAAGCGGTTTCCTACAATCAATTAAATTGTATTACTACTGTAAAGGGGCCTTATCATGCCAATGGCACAGTCGCTAAGTATGGTGCAAATATAAATGGAAATAAATATACAAACGCAAAACTTCTTGTTCAGGAGGCTATTGATGCTGCTGAATTGGATGGTGTGAATTTTGCCGATTACGATAATGATGGTGACGGTTATGTTGATGCTGTTATTGTTGTTCATTCCAATAATGATGAAGCACAAGGTGCTGGCTCAAATGCTATTTGGTCGCATCAGAGTGCGCTTCGCTATAGTGGAATGGATCGTATGTATGATGGCGTTAAGATCGATTTGTACAACATCGATCCAGGTGTTACCGGTGCTACGGGTGATGCTATGGGTTCAATTGGCGTTTTTTGTCATGAATTTGGACATGCATTAGGACTGCCCGATACCTATGATATCGATTATACTAAAGCTTTAACACCCGGTGATTGGGATGTAATGGATGGAGGTGCTTACAATAATAATAGTCAAACTCCTTCTTTCCACAATCCATGGGCTAGGGCTAAATTGGGCTGGCAAACTCCTGTTGCAATTGTTAATCCTCAAGTTGCAATGAATTTGGGCGATTGCAGTTCAAGCCAAGATTTGTTTAGGGTAAATACTCAAACTAAGGGTGAGTATTATATCTTGGAGAATCGTCAACAGACTGGGTTCAACCAGTATGTTTATGGCCATGGCCTTTTAATTTGGCGGATTGATAGTACCTACATTTCCACCGCTGGTAATGGAGTGAATACAGATAAAGAACATCAGGGCGTTGGTCTTGTTAGGGCAAATGGGGTAGCATTGAATAGTGCTGCAAATACCTTTCCCGGAACTGCTAACATACTTGCATTTACCGATGAAACGACTCCTTCCATGAAGGCGTATGATGGGAAACGGGTATATAAACCGATTACTAATATTCAAGAAGTTGCTGGGAAGATTAACTTTGATTTTGTCCAGAATATTCCCGCTGCCGATGCCGGAGTAGTTTCGGTTATTAATCCCCAATCGGGCTTGTTAAATACTGGAGGAGTTAGTGTTAAGGCTTCCATAAGAAATTATGGTTCTGCTGCTATTTCTAATTTCCCTGTTTCCTACAAAATCGATGGAGAGGTTCCGGTAGTTGAAATATTTGTAAATACGATAGAACCGGGTGCTGTTGCCGAATTTGAGTTTGCTACTCCTCTTATTATTCCGGTAGCAGGTATGCATACTGTCGAAATTGCCACCGCTGTCGTAGGTGATCTTATCGTAGATAACGATATGACAATGAAATTATTTATGCTTGTTTCTTCTTTCTCTTCTTTCCCTTTTTCCGAAGATTTTGAGGGTAATTCCTTCCCACCCGCTTTGTGGACGGTAATTAATCCAGATGTGATAGATGGAACTTGGGTTGAAAAGACGGTAACAGGTGCAGATGGGAACGTTACAAAAGCGGCTTTTATTGATTATTGGAATTATGCCGGCACCAAAGATCAACTATTAACACCAATTATTGATTTAAAAGGTGGTAGTGCTCCTTCACTTTCCTTTAATTATGCTTACCATAAGACCAATTCTGATGGCTTGGCTATCCAAATTAGCACTGATTTTGGAAACACTTATTCCACCGTGTGGCAAAAAAGTGGTGAGGAACTGGCTACTGTTCCGGGCACAGTCGCATTTAATGATTTTACTCCTACAGAGGCGAGTCATTGGAGAAACGTTAATATTGAACTGAATCAGTATATCGGTAAAGCGATCATCATCTCTTTTACTGGTATATCTGCCAATGGCGACAATATTTACATTGATGACGTTAAGGTTGGTGAATCTACCTGTGTTTCTCCTTCCTCACCAAAGTCATTTTCTTCCTCCAATATTTCTAAGTTTTCTGGTACAATTGGTTGGGTGAGAGGTAATGGTGTAGGTGTCGTTGTTCTACAACGTATCGCCGAAGGTGTTGATGGTGTTCCTCAGAATACTAAACTATACAAGGTTGGCGATATGATTGGTGCGTCAAAAGTTATTTATGTAGGCGATGCAACCACTAAAAATTTAACCAACCTTATTCCTGCCACTCCTTATAATTATGCAGTGTATGAGGTGTCGAGCACAAGTTGTTACTCTTTAGAGCCACTTCGAGGTAGTTTTGCTACGCTGGGACTTGCAACTGTACAAACAGTTACCATACGCGATTTGCAGAGCAGTTCAGCAACCATTGTCGGTAAAGTGACCAGCATTGGTGAGGCTCCTGTTACCGAACGAGGTATCTGTTATGGTCTGAAATCCTATGAACTTGGTATTGAGTTTGATCATGTCGTTTGCCAAAGTGGAATAGGTGAATTCGGTGCTTCATTAACCAACTTGCTACCTGGATCTCCATACTATGCTGTAGCTTATGCCAAAAATATGTACGGCGTATCTTATGGAAGTATTGTGCCTTTCTATACAACGGGTGGTTGTGATTATTTGAACTATTTGCCTTCGAGTGTAGGGAAATTTTCCTCAGTATATACCGATTTGGGTACAAATGGTGCCGCTATTCCTGTGGCCAACTACGATGATGCAAATTCTTCTCCTATTGACATTGGATTTAACTTTAATTTCAACTGTTTGGCGTTTGATAAATTCATATTAAATACAAACGGTGTAATTAAGTTAGGCACTACGAATCCATCAACAGCAATGCTATTCAATTCGGATCCATGGAGTGCAACAGAGGAAGGGTTTTATAATAATGATGGAAGAGACATGTATTTAATTGCTCCTTTTAACTTTAATTTAACAGCTGGTAGTGGTGTTCCTGAGTATAGAGTTTATACTGCTGGTAATGTGGGTAGTAGGGTGACTACGATTCAGTTTAAAAATCTATCTGACAAATCTTTCAGCGCTTTGGTAGGAACCTCCAAAGAATACACCACTGAGACCCAATATTCAAACCTTGAGTTTCAAATAAGGTTATATGAAACTACAAATGTCATCGAATTTGTTTATGGCACATGGACTCCTTCTGCAAATGCATCCGATTGGAGTATTGCATATGTAGGTATAAAAGGCGGCGGTTATGGTTCAGATAACATTATCGGAGCAGATAAAGCATACGCGGCATCATGGACAACTGGTACATTCGCAAAAGGTGTTTATACTAACAGTGGCTGGAGGTTTCAAAAGTCAAATACATTTATTCCTGGCTTATTACTCCGTTTTACTCCGTTAGCTGCTAATGATGTTTCTGTAGCAGATGTATATACACTTACAAATCTTCCAACGGATGTTGGCGCACCACAAACTATTTCAGCCGATATTAAAAATATTGGACAGACTGATGCCGCAAATATTTCGGTTAGTTTGGAAGTGACCGGTGCTAACACCTATACCGCTACACCAATTGTTATTCCATCACTTGCATCGGGGAAAACCCAAAGGGTAACTTTCCCCGCTTTTGCTACGAATACTGTTGGGACAAACTCTGTTAAAGTATTTCTTGCAGCAGGTGACCTAAATGCAGCTAATGATGCCCGAACGGTTTCCCAAACAGTATCTGCCAACACGTATTCTTATACAGTAGGAAGTGTTGCATCAACAGCATACTCCTCCGCGGGTAACTCTGCAGCTGTAAAATACCATGTTGCTGGATCTCGGGTTGTTAAAACGGTTACTGCATTTATTTATAACACTGGCAGTAATTCAGGGAAATCAACAAAGGCATATGTTTATGATGTTAATGGCGTAAAGATTGGAGAATCTGCTCCAGTAACCGTAACAATAGGTGCATGGAATACCTTTGCAATTTTAGTTCCGCCAACAGTTACTAATTCTGATTTTTATGTAGGGATTGACGTTACTGTCGTGGGGGGGACAAATTATTGGTTAGCAGCGGTGCAAAATATTAATGCGCCAATGGAAGGAGTAAATGTTGTTATTCCTGTTGCTGGTGGAACTCCAAAAGATTTCTCAGCATCAACACGATTTATGATTACTGCAGTAATTGACCTGCCTGCTGTTACGGATGTACCTGTTGTGGTTACTAATAGTGAAGTAATACATGCTACAGATGTTACGGCAGTTGTTAGTGGTACTATTACCGATGATAAGGGAGCTACTATTACGGAGCGTGGTTTTTATTGGAGCACATCAAGTCCGGTTACTACCGCTAATACCAAAATTACCTCATCTACAACTGGAATGGGCGCGATTTCGGAGTCCATTAGTGGATTAACGTTAGGTAATACCTATTATGCGGCTGCTTTTGCAACCAATAGTAATGGAACAACCTTGGGCAATGAGATTAGTTTTGTGAAGAAATCATCACAATCCATTAATTTCAGCAGTCTGGCTTCACTTGTATATTTAGATGCCGATGTTGCTCTTACTGCAACGGCCACTTCTTCTTTAGCTGTTTCATATACAAGCGATAATACTGATGTTGCAACTGTTGTGGAAAACCCTGTGGCTTCAGGCAATTTCTTTATTCATGTAGTGGGTGTTGGTACCTGTAATATTCTGGCTTCACAAGCTGGAGATGGTACCTATACTAACGCTGTTGATGTAAAACAACCGTTAACAATTAACAAGAAAGTTGTTACGGTTACTATTCCTGATTTAACTCGTTCGTTTAACTACAATCCTCAAGTAGCGGTTCCTACTCCGGCCATTTATAAGTATATGATTACATATGACGGAAGCAAATACGCTCCAGTTGATGTAGCTTCTTACGCCGTTGTTGCCACTATTGATGAAGTTAATTATGAAGGGACTGTTTCCGAAACGATGGTCATTAGTAAGGTAAATTCTGAAATTACCTTCAATCCAATTTCTGCAAAGAAATTGAGTGATGACGATTTCTTCCCAGATGTAATGTCTACTTCCGGTTTAGATATTGCGTTAGTAAGCAGTAATACGAGTGTTGCCACCATAGTTGATGGAATGATTCATATTGTTGGCGAAGGAGAGTCAACAATTACAGCGTCCTCAACAGGCAATATTAACTTTAATGTTCCTGCCTCGGCCGATAGAGTTTTATTGGTTGATGAAACCAAACCGGTAATTACCCTCTTTGGTGATGCAGTAATGACTGTGGCCAAAAATGCTACTTTCACTGATCCTGGTGCAACCGCCACCGATAATGTTGACGGTGATATTTCGACCAGTATCGTAGTAACGGGTAGCGTGAATACAGCTACTTCTGGAGATTATATTCTAACCTACAACGTCGCTGACGCTGCTGGTAATACAGCTGTTGCGGTTACACGCACGGTTACCGTATCCCCAGGAACAGGTGTTGACGAAAATGATCGCAATGCAGTGAAGATTTACTCTGATGCTAGCGTGGTTTACGTTAATATTCCTGAACTCAAGGGTGCCGCTAAGCTTTACGTTTACAATGTAATTGGAAATGGTGTTTACCAAACTACTGATTTAAGCCAAGGCTTAAACCAGGTAGTTGTGAATGTGATTTCGGGTGTTTACATGGTAAAACTAGAAGCAAACGGTAAGGTTTATACAGCGAAAGTTGTGATTAGATAATCTGTTTTGTCTTTATTAAAACTAGGAGGCCACTCATTGCGAGTGGCCTCTTTTTTTGTTTTATGCGCAGTAGTAATAGTGCAAATTTATGGTGTTAACTTGTCTTCGGGTGCCATCATGGTTTCTCTTTTGCTCATTTCCGTATAACCAGCAATCCTATTCTAATTACTGGATTGCTTAGGCTTCAAGGTGTCGTCAGCGAAAACGAATACGGGTTGAATACAGCGGTTGGTATACCTCTGAGTTTTGCACTAGGGTTTATTAATAGAAAGAGACGAAATTCTACATTTACTGAAACTGTTCCAAGAGAACGCTAAGGTTTAGCAGCGGAAAACGTTTCTGAAGTTCCATCGTTTTGTGGCGCTGTGTTTTTTTAAACTGCAAGTGTTCAGTAGTGTCTGGATTGAATGGACGGTGGTTCGCTGCCTGTATTAGCCTTTCCACTTCGGGGATGAGTTTTGCTGTTTCGGAATCGATGGCTGCTCCCACAAACTTTTCGAAGATGTAATCCACGGCAACACTTGATGGGTGAATCATATCCTCGGCATAGAATCGATAGTCGCGTAGATCGTCCATCATGATTTCGAAGGCAGGAAAGTAGTAGCAGTCGTGGAGCGATAGGCACATCTTTTGGGCAGCCATGATAAGGGTGGCCTTGCTTACCATGTTGTTCACGGCACCATCCTTCCAGTGGCGGATAGGACTGATGGTAAATATCACTTTTAGCTTTGGATTCTTTTCCCGGAGTTTTATGATTGCTACCGCAAGCATCTGCATAATCTCATCTTCAGTCATAGGGATTCGATCGAAATCCTTTGCTGGAAACTTATGGCAGTTGGCCACCACGGTTCTGGTTTTTCGGTATTGATAGGTCCAGCTGGTGCCCAAGGTGATTACCAAAAAATCGATATCCTTGAGAAATTCTCTTCCTGTTGCGAGCGATTGGTTTATGTTGGTTAGGCACTCCTCTTTTGAAGGTGAAGAAAAGGAGGAGTGGTGGTAGAAGCTGCCCCAAAGTCCTCCTTGGTTAAAGAGTTGCTCTTCGCTAAAGAGGTTGTTGGCCATTAAAACATTGAGCGATTGACTTATGGAAAAAGGGTTGTAGAGCACCCCAAACGGGTTGATAAGCGAGGGAAAGAGCAGGTTGCCCATTCGGTCGCCCATGTTTGTGGCAAAGCAAGAGCCAAGGAATAAAACTTTGCTGTTATAGCTTATTTTCTGTTCAAACGGGTCAACCGAAACGGTGGTGCGAAATTCCATAGCTACTGTTTTTGTTGATTAAGATTACGAATAATTCCTGAATATCCGGCTCGTTTAACGGCAGAACCAAAAAATATTTTTTCGAATTGTTCGGGATCAATGCTCTGCCATTGGGCGGGAGTTAATGAAAGTAAGCCTCTATTTAAATCGGCTTTTCCTGAGAGAACCCGCAATGGCTTTTTGTTCCAAGGGCAAACCTCCTGGCAAATGTCGCAGCCAAAGGCATGGCCATCAACCATCGTGTGTTGTTCTTGTGTAAACTCCCCCTTGTGCTCAATGGTGAGGTAGCTGATGCAGAGGTTGGAGTTCACTACTCCGGCTGCAACAATTGCTGAAGTAGGGCAACTGTCGATGCAGCGGGTGCATGCTCCGCATAAGCCGGGGCCAAATGGTTGGTCGGGCTCCAGTTCCAAATCGAGAATGAGTTCAGCGAGCAAGGTAAACGAGCCAAGTTTTGGGTGGATTAATAGGCTGTTTTTGCCTATCCAGCCCAAACCACTTCGCACGGCCCATGCTCGCTCAAGTACGGGCGCCGAATCGGTAAAATAGCGCCCATTTACAGGAGTCCCTAATTCGAGTGAGATGAACTCCATAAGCACCTTCATTCGCTGTTTTAATTCCTTGTGGTAATCGCGAAACCATGCGTAGCGTGCTACTCGGGGTGCATCGGTTGCTTGTTCTTCGCCCTGGTTATAGCTGTATAGAAGTGAAATGACGGTTTTTGCTTCTTCAACTAAAAGTGTTGGGTTAAGCCGCATTTCGAAGTGCTTTTCCATGTAACCCATGCCTGCCTGAAAACCTTGATTAAGCCAATTGTTTAATCTCTCCTTCTCCGAGGATAAGTGTTCGGCTTTTGCAAATCCCACTGCCTCAAAGCCAAGTTCTGCGGCCTTGATACAGATATTCTCTTTTAGGGATTTTGGTGGAGAATTTTCCATTTTTACTGTTTTGAAGTACCAAAGTTAAACGAAAAATGGGAGTGAGGCCATGTTGGTTGATAATTGCTCATCTGGTTCCAGCTGTAACAGGCCACTATGCTGATTTGGGGCGCTTATTAAACCTTTTTTGACTCTGTAGTCAAACATTATACTTAAGTTCACTGTTTAAATAGAATCGTTACTACTCACCAAAATCCATTTTAGAATGAAAAAAATTGTTTTCTTTTCTGTTGCATTTTGCGGAATTACGCTTTCGTTATTTGCACAAGAGAACCTTACCTACCAATTGCCACCCAAAGAAATTTTGGAACTGGCGAACTATGAGCGAGCTCCATCGGTAATGATGGATTATAAAAAGGAATACATGGTTTTAGGTTATAGAAGCACCTACAAAACCTTATCGGATCTTAACCAAGACGAGCTTCGTTTAGGCGGATTACGGATAAATCCAGTCACCAACATTTCTAGTACTGTCACCTATACCACTAATCTGAAAGTTCGTAAAGTTGTAGATAAGGAACCCATTCAGGTAAAGAGTCTTCCGGATAATTCTCGGATTTCCAATATTCAATGGTCGCCTGACCAAACAAAAATGGCATTTACAAACACCACCGAAATTGGGGTTGAAGTATGGCTTTTAGATATTGCTTCGGCTACTGCCCAAAGGCTTACTGAACCAACTGTAAACGCCAACCTCGATGAACCTTTTGTTTGGTTTGGTGATGGGACACAACTTCTTGTGATGATGCTTCCTAGGGATAGACCGGCGTTGGTTGACTCTAAAAAGGAACTTCCTACAGGACCTACAGTGAGCACTAGCGATGGTAAGAAAGCGCAAAATAGAACTTATCCCGATTTGCTCAAGAATAAATTAGATGAAACTAATTTTGAGATCATTGCAAGTTCCGAACTCTATTCAGTTGACTTGAATGGTAAGGCTTCTCTGTTTATGGGAAAGGCAATGTATTCGGGTATAAACTTTTCGCCCGACGGAAATTATCTGATGGTTGAGACCATTCAAAAGCCATTTTCATACCTCGTTCCAATGTATCGTTTCCCATCCAAAACTGTGGTTTACGACAAAGCTGGAAAAGAGATAAAGGTTGTTAATGAGACTCCGCTTATCGAAGTTATGCCCAAAGGTTTTATGGCTGTGCAAACTGGAAAGCGAAATATGAATTGGCGCAACGACAAACCATCAACTCTTTATTTCGTTGTGGCTCTCGATGAGGGAAACCCTGAGAACAAAGTTGATTTCAGAGATGAGGTTTTTCAGTTGAACGCTCCTTTTACTGTTGCTCCAACCTCACTAGCAAAATCGCCCCAACGATTTGCCGGTATTATGTGGGCAAATGATCAGGTTGCAGTGATGTATGACAATTGGTATGATACCCGTAATACTAAAACTTACCTGTTTAATCCATCAAATCCATCGCTGCCACTTAAGATTATTTATGACAGGAATTCTCAAGATATTTATTCCGATCCGGGTAGTTTTGTTACCGTCAAAAATCAATACGGTGAGTATGTTATTGCACTCGACCGTGATGTTGCTTACCTTTTGGGCGATGGATACACAAAGGATGGCCAGTTTCCATTTGTTGATCAGGTAAATTTGAAAACGCTCAAGACCAAACGCGTGTATCAGAGCAATTATACGAATAAGATTGAAAGACTTTTTTCGTTTGTTGATATAAAGAAGGGCGACCTACTCGTTCAAATACAATCGAGCAACGAGTTCCCGAACTATTACATGCGAAACATAAAAAAGAGTGCACTAACCCAATTAACCTTTTTTAAAAATCCGTTTGAGAGCATCAAGGGTGTAGAGAAGAGGGTGATTAAATATATGCGTAACGATGGCGTTTCGTTGTCGGGAACTCTTTATTTGCCTGTAGGTTACGATAAGGTAAAAAAAGAAAAGCTTCCCCTATTAATCTGGGCTTACCCCGAAGAGTATAAGGATAAGAATAGTGCAGGCCAATCGTCTGCAAATCCAAATGAGTTTACTTTCCCATACTATGGCTCTTTTGTTTACTGGGTAACTAGAGGTTATGTGGTTCTCGATGATGCTTCGTTTCCAATTGTAGGCGAAGGTGCCACTGAACCTAACGATTCGTTTTTAGAACAGCTAGTAGCCAATGCAAAGGCCGCTATTGATGCCGTTGACTCTTTAGGTTATATTGATAGAACGAAAGTTGCGGTAGGCGGCCACTCTTACGGTGCGTTCATGACTGCTAACTTGCTTTCTCATTCCAATCTTTTTGCCTGTGGTATTGCGCGCAGCGGAGCATATAACCGAACGCTTACTCCATTTGGCTTTCAAAGCGAGCAGCGAAATTATTGGGAAGTTCCTGATGTTTACAACAAAATGTCACCATTTATGAATGCTGATAAAATGCATACTCCACTTCTGTTAGTGCATGGTGATGCCGATAATAATCCAGGAACATTTACCTTACAGTCTGAGCGTTACTTTCAGGCGCTCAAAGGACTTGGAGCTCCAGTGCGCCTGCTCTTATTACCAAAGGAGTCTCATGGTTATGTCGCAAAAGAGAATATTTTTCACCTGCTTTGGGAACAAGATCGGTTTCTTGAAAAGTATTTGAAGGAAAAAAAGTAAAGCTTGACCTTAAACGCTACAAACCAATTGTGGTGTAATTATACAAAGAGCCGGCTATTAGCCGGCTCTTTTTTTTAAGAATTTAGGAGTGGATTAAAGTGTTCCTACCATTTTGAGTGGATCTACCCACGTGTCGAAATCTTCGGACGAAACGTAGCCTAGCTCCATTGCTGCTTCCTTCAAGGTTTTGTTCTCCTTATGAGCCTTCTTGGCAATTTTGGCAGACTTTTCGTAACCTATATGGGTATTAAGAGCCGTTACCAACATAAGCGAGTTTTGAAGATGCAGCTGAATGTTTGGACGGTTTGGCTCTAAGCCTACGGCACATTTCTCGTTGAACGAAACGCATGCTTCACCAATTAGCCGTGCCGATTGAAGGACATTGGCTGCAATAAGTGGCTTAAACACATTGAGCTCGAACTGACCCATTGATCCACCCATGGTAACGGCCATGTCGTTACCCATAACTTGAGCGCAAACCATGGTAAGTGCTTCGGGTTGAGTTGGATTAACCTTGCCTGGCATGATAGAGGAACCCGGTTCGTTGTCGGGGATAATAATCTCGCCAATTCCGCAGCGGGGGCCGGAACTAAGCATACGAATATCATTGGCAATTTTGAATAGTGAAACTGCAGCACGTTTAAGGGCACCGCTAAGTTCCACCATAGCATCGTGGGCTGCAAGTGCTTCAAACTTGTTGGGAGCA from Williamwhitmania taraxaci encodes:
- a CDS encoding M6 family metalloprotease domain-containing protein — its product is MKNCFTRKLLFALFLLPLAAFSVIGDSSNTSNAFSDKSERAIQFCPAYPGLINAKNPDGTAISFYLKGDEILHWQETPTGYTLLENEKGYYCYATQDAKGNLIPSDIVATDARSKSGVSTRKNLTFSKGQIIEALKIREKLFHPTISVKTTGSKTRGATTGDRKVLMLLIDFKDRPFAHSRLEYDNMMNLAGYNGTGSFKDYYKAVSYNQLNCITTVKGPYHANGTVAKYGANINGNKYTNAKLLVQEAIDAAELDGVNFADYDNDGDGYVDAVIVVHSNNDEAQGAGSNAIWSHQSALRYSGMDRMYDGVKIDLYNIDPGVTGATGDAMGSIGVFCHEFGHALGLPDTYDIDYTKALTPGDWDVMDGGAYNNNSQTPSFHNPWARAKLGWQTPVAIVNPQVAMNLGDCSSSQDLFRVNTQTKGEYYILENRQQTGFNQYVYGHGLLIWRIDSTYISTAGNGVNTDKEHQGVGLVRANGVALNSAANTFPGTANILAFTDETTPSMKAYDGKRVYKPITNIQEVAGKINFDFVQNIPAADAGVVSVINPQSGLLNTGGVSVKASIRNYGSAAISNFPVSYKIDGEVPVVEIFVNTIEPGAVAEFEFATPLIIPVAGMHTVEIATAVVGDLIVDNDMTMKLFMLVSSFSSFPFSEDFEGNSFPPALWTVINPDVIDGTWVEKTVTGADGNVTKAAFIDYWNYAGTKDQLLTPIIDLKGGSAPSLSFNYAYHKTNSDGLAIQISTDFGNTYSTVWQKSGEELATVPGTVAFNDFTPTEASHWRNVNIELNQYIGKAIIISFTGISANGDNIYIDDVKVGESTCVSPSSPKSFSSSNISKFSGTIGWVRGNGVGVVVLQRIAEGVDGVPQNTKLYKVGDMIGASKVIYVGDATTKNLTNLIPATPYNYAVYEVSSTSCYSLEPLRGSFATLGLATVQTVTIRDLQSSSATIVGKVTSIGEAPVTERGICYGLKSYELGIEFDHVVCQSGIGEFGASLTNLLPGSPYYAVAYAKNMYGVSYGSIVPFYTTGGCDYLNYLPSSVGKFSSVYTDLGTNGAAIPVANYDDANSSPIDIGFNFNFNCLAFDKFILNTNGVIKLGTTNPSTAMLFNSDPWSATEEGFYNNDGRDMYLIAPFNFNLTAGSGVPEYRVYTAGNVGSRVTTIQFKNLSDKSFSALVGTSKEYTTETQYSNLEFQIRLYETTNVIEFVYGTWTPSANASDWSIAYVGIKGGGYGSDNIIGADKAYAASWTTGTFAKGVYTNSGWRFQKSNTFIPGLLLRFTPLAANDVSVADVYTLTNLPTDVGAPQTISADIKNIGQTDAANISVSLEVTGANTYTATPIVIPSLASGKTQRVTFPAFATNTVGTNSVKVFLAAGDLNAANDARTVSQTVSANTYSYTVGSVASTAYSSAGNSAAVKYHVAGSRVVKTVTAFIYNTGSNSGKSTKAYVYDVNGVKIGESAPVTVTIGAWNTFAILVPPTVTNSDFYVGIDVTVVGGTNYWLAAVQNINAPMEGVNVVIPVAGGTPKDFSASTRFMITAVIDLPAVTDVPVVVTNSEVIHATDVTAVVSGTITDDKGATITERGFYWSTSSPVTTANTKITSSTTGMGAISESISGLTLGNTYYAAAFATNSNGTTLGNEISFVKKSSQSINFSSLASLVYLDADVALTATATSSLAVSYTSDNTDVATVVENPVASGNFFIHVVGVGTCNILASQAGDGTYTNAVDVKQPLTINKKVVTVTIPDLTRSFNYNPQVAVPTPAIYKYMITYDGSKYAPVDVASYAVVATIDEVNYEGTVSETMVISKVNSEITFNPISAKKLSDDDFFPDVMSTSGLDIALVSSNTSVATIVDGMIHIVGEGESTITASSTGNINFNVPASADRVLLVDETKPVITLFGDAVMTVAKNATFTDPGATATDNVDGDISTSIVVTGSVNTATSGDYILTYNVADAAGNTAVAVTRTVTVSPGTGVDENDRNAVKIYSDASVVYVNIPELKGAAKLYVYNVIGNGVYQTTDLSQGLNQVVVNVISGVYMVKLEANGKVYTAKVVIR
- a CDS encoding GSCFA domain-containing protein; this translates as MEFRTTVSVDPFEQKISYNSKVLFLGSCFATNMGDRMGNLLFPSLINPFGVLYNPFSISQSLNVLMANNLFSEEQLFNQGGLWGSFYHHSSFSSPSKEECLTNINQSLATGREFLKDIDFLVITLGTSWTYQYRKTRTVVANCHKFPAKDFDRIPMTEDEIMQMLAVAIIKLREKNPKLKVIFTISPIRHWKDGAVNNMVSKATLIMAAQKMCLSLHDCYYFPAFEIMMDDLRDYRFYAEDMIHPSSVAVDYIFEKFVGAAIDSETAKLIPEVERLIQAANHRPFNPDTTEHLQFKKTQRHKTMELQKRFPLLNLSVLLEQFQ
- the queG gene encoding tRNA epoxyqueuosine(34) reductase QueG, whose product is MENSPPKSLKENICIKAAELGFEAVGFAKAEHLSSEKERLNNWLNQGFQAGMGYMEKHFEMRLNPTLLVEEAKTVISLLYSYNQGEEQATDAPRVARYAWFRDYHKELKQRMKVLMEFISLELGTPVNGRYFTDSAPVLERAWAVRSGLGWIGKNSLLIHPKLGSFTLLAELILDLELEPDQPFGPGLCGACTRCIDSCPTSAIVAAGVVNSNLCISYLTIEHKGEFTQEQHTMVDGHAFGCDICQEVCPWNKKPLRVLSGKADLNRGLLSLTPAQWQSIDPEQFEKIFFGSAVKRAGYSGIIRNLNQQKQ
- a CDS encoding group II intron maturase-specific domain-containing protein, with the protein product EKIRAITKRNRGVSLGQVIAELKPVLRGWLTYFQHAKCRGLLQSTDQWIRRKLRCFRLKQCKRVITLQRFLESMGVKEWQSWILALLGKGHWRKAKCPQANQAMSILWFEEQGLYNLVLKYERLTNLRKPPCARACTVV